Proteins from a single region of Limosilactobacillus fermentum:
- a CDS encoding 3'-5' exonuclease, which yields MNFIAMDFETASAKRFSACSLAITIVRNSQIQDEFYTLINPQTPFFWRNTQVHGIHERDVKDAPTFPEVWEHIQEFFTPDKLVIAHNATFDNSVLKNTLLHFEIEPPVYQTLDTLKTSRQLFPAFPNHKLNTICDQLNIDLHHHHNALDDAHACANILLYQANHFGTAPLRPFVRVVNR from the coding sequence GTGAACTTTATCGCCATGGACTTTGAAACGGCTAGTGCGAAACGTTTTTCGGCTTGTTCACTGGCTATCACCATCGTTCGTAACAGTCAGATCCAAGATGAGTTTTATACCTTAATTAACCCACAAACGCCCTTTTTTTGGCGTAACACCCAGGTTCACGGGATCCACGAGCGCGATGTAAAAGACGCCCCTACCTTTCCGGAGGTGTGGGAGCACATCCAAGAATTCTTCACGCCCGATAAGCTCGTGATTGCCCACAACGCCACCTTTGACAACAGCGTTTTGAAAAATACCCTGCTCCACTTTGAAATTGAGCCCCCGGTCTACCAGACGCTAGACACCTTAAAGACCAGCCGCCAGCTGTTCCCGGCGTTTCCCAACCACAAGCTCAATACAATCTGTGACCAGCTCAATATCGACCTACATCACCACCATAATGCCTTAGACGACGCCCACGCCTGCGCCAACATCCTTTTGTACCAGGCTAATCACTTTGGTACGGCGCCACTTAGACCCTTCGTTCGGGTGGTCAACCGCTAA
- the murB gene encoding UDP-N-acetylmuramate dehydrogenase, giving the protein MENLITTFPEIEIKEHEPLAHYTNTKTGGPADWLAFPVDVAQVQQLVDYCHQTGLALTVIGNASNLIVRDGGIEGLVMILTRMQTVKVEGTMVTAAAGASYIEVTKIARDHSLTGLEFAAGIPGSIGGAIFMNAGAYGGETKTVVDHVTVMERDGQIHQLSNEEMDFGYRHSAVQASGAIVLDATFALKLGDQNAITAQMEDLNARRAAKQPLELPSCGSVFKRPTGYFAGKLIHDAGLQGYTSGGAQVSTKHAGFIVNVNHGTATDYLNVIHHVQETVQEKFGVQLETEVRIIGRQS; this is encoded by the coding sequence ATGGAAAACTTGATAACCACCTTTCCAGAAATTGAAATTAAAGAACACGAGCCCCTGGCTCACTACACCAACACCAAAACCGGAGGCCCAGCGGACTGGCTGGCCTTTCCGGTCGACGTGGCCCAAGTTCAGCAATTAGTTGACTACTGCCACCAAACGGGGTTAGCGCTAACGGTGATTGGTAATGCCTCTAACTTAATCGTCCGAGACGGCGGGATTGAGGGGTTAGTGATGATCCTGACCCGGATGCAAACGGTTAAGGTTGAAGGCACGATGGTAACAGCGGCCGCCGGGGCTTCTTACATCGAAGTAACCAAGATCGCTAGGGATCATTCCCTGACCGGTTTAGAATTTGCGGCCGGGATCCCGGGGTCGATTGGTGGGGCCATTTTCATGAACGCCGGGGCCTACGGTGGGGAAACTAAGACCGTTGTCGATCACGTTACCGTTATGGAACGCGACGGCCAAATCCACCAGCTATCAAACGAAGAAATGGACTTTGGCTACCGCCACTCCGCCGTTCAAGCAAGCGGGGCGATCGTTTTAGACGCCACCTTTGCCCTTAAGTTGGGGGACCAAAATGCCATTACGGCCCAAATGGAGGATTTAAACGCCCGCCGTGCGGCTAAGCAGCCGCTTGAGCTCCCTTCCTGTGGTTCCGTGTTTAAGCGGCCAACGGGCTACTTCGCCGGCAAGCTAATTCACGATGCAGGCCTGCAGGGTTACACGTCTGGTGGGGCGCAAGTGTCCACCAAGCACGCCGGTTTTATCGTCAACGTTAACCACGGCACGGCCACTGACTACTTAAACGTTATTCACCACGTTCAGGAAACTGTGCAAGAAAAGTTTGGTGTCCAACTGGAGACTGAGGTGCGCATTATCGGTCGGCAAAGCTAG
- the cdaA gene encoding diadenylate cyclase CdaA encodes MTYLAALLTWRNFINLIDILVIWFLIYELMILVRGTRAVQLFKGIIIIIVVKLISWYIGLTTVSWVMDQIINWGVIAMVVIFQPEIRRGLEHLGRGTMFTRTKTENEEEEALITQLDQAIQYMSKRRIGALIAIEMDTGLEEYIETGIPLDAEVTGALLINTFIPNTPLHDGAVIIKGGRIAVAAAYLPLSDSKLIPKELGTRHRAAVGISEVTDALTIVISEETGGVSITKDNELIRDMTQENYLKFLRAHLYKKESTDQNKLLDRLVNPFRKGGRHEK; translated from the coding sequence ATGACCTATTTGGCGGCACTCTTAACGTGGCGCAACTTCATTAATTTAATCGACATCCTGGTAATTTGGTTTTTAATTTACGAGTTGATGATTCTGGTTCGGGGGACCCGAGCCGTCCAGCTATTTAAGGGAATCATCATTATCATTGTGGTAAAGCTGATCTCTTGGTACATTGGGCTGACCACTGTGTCGTGGGTGATGGACCAGATCATCAACTGGGGGGTTATCGCCATGGTGGTGATCTTCCAACCAGAAATCAGGCGTGGCTTGGAACACCTCGGGCGGGGGACCATGTTTACCCGTACCAAAACCGAAAACGAGGAAGAAGAAGCCCTGATTACCCAACTCGATCAGGCAATTCAATACATGTCCAAGCGCCGGATCGGGGCTTTAATTGCCATCGAAATGGATACCGGGCTAGAGGAATACATTGAAACCGGGATTCCACTGGATGCGGAAGTGACCGGGGCCCTTTTAATCAATACCTTCATCCCCAACACCCCGCTTCACGACGGGGCGGTGATCATCAAGGGCGGCCGGATTGCCGTGGCCGCCGCTTACCTACCGCTGTCGGATTCCAAGTTAATCCCAAAGGAACTGGGGACCCGCCACCGGGCCGCCGTGGGTATTTCGGAGGTGACAGACGCCCTGACGATTGTAATTTCTGAAGAGACTGGGGGTGTTTCGATCACTAAGGATAACGAATTGATCCGGGACATGACCCAAGAAAATTACCTCAAATTCTTGCGGGCCCACCTTTATAAAAAGGAGAGCACCGATCAGAATAAGCTTTTGGACCGGCTGGTAAACCCGTTCCGGAAGGGAGGACGTCATGAAAAATAA
- a CDS encoding CdaR family protein, with the protein MKNNDNSFFSRPWVMRGMSLVLALFMFFYVNGSFLRQTTRQGNQSALMSDKSQTIKVPLQVSIDSKRYVVTGYPQYVKIKLTGPSALVTTTVNTQNFKVYADLSDLGTGQHRVKLKVSGLNSELTSSIDPETITVNIQSKKTITAPVSVQLSSKTVADGYEVGTAKSSMANVQVSGARSEVAKVAKVVAFVNVPHTATATFTRQVTLQAVDKNGQTLNVVVTPDTLSVTVPITSTKSSSSSDSGSTSGSSSSSSGSSDTETSSATSSRQSSASSQTETRSSSSQSASSSASN; encoded by the coding sequence ATGAAAAATAACGATAATAGCTTCTTCAGTCGTCCGTGGGTGATGCGCGGGATGTCACTCGTCTTGGCCCTGTTCATGTTCTTTTACGTCAACGGCTCCTTTTTGCGTCAAACCACTCGCCAGGGTAATCAATCGGCCCTGATGTCAGACAAGTCCCAAACCATTAAGGTCCCCTTGCAGGTCTCCATTGATAGCAAGCGCTACGTGGTAACTGGCTACCCGCAGTACGTCAAGATTAAGCTGACCGGGCCATCCGCTTTGGTAACCACCACCGTCAACACCCAAAACTTTAAGGTTTACGCTGACCTCAGTGACCTGGGGACCGGTCAGCACCGGGTTAAGTTGAAGGTGTCGGGATTAAATTCCGAGCTGACTTCCAGCATCGATCCGGAAACGATCACGGTCAACATCCAATCGAAAAAGACGATCACGGCACCGGTCAGCGTTCAATTGAGTAGCAAGACCGTTGCCGATGGCTACGAGGTTGGGACGGCCAAGTCTTCAATGGCCAACGTCCAGGTTTCCGGGGCCAGGAGCGAGGTTGCTAAGGTTGCCAAGGTGGTAGCCTTTGTTAACGTGCCCCACACGGCGACGGCCACCTTCACGCGGCAGGTAACCTTACAGGCCGTGGATAAGAACGGCCAAACCTTAAACGTGGTCGTGACGCCGGATACCCTATCCGTAACGGTACCGATCACAAGCACTAAATCGTCATCGTCAAGTGATAGTGGCTCAACGTCTGGCTCCTCAAGCAGCAGTTCGGGTTCGTCAGACACCGAAACCAGTTCAGCCACATCGAGTCGTCAATCATCGGCGAGCTCCCAAACGGAGACAAGGAGCTCCAGTAGTCAATCAGCTAGCAGTTCAGCGAGCAACTAG
- the glmM gene encoding phosphoglucosamine mutase yields MKLKYFGTDGVRGVANRDLSPELAFRVGRAGGYVLTRHSQRKRPQVLVSRDTRISGEMLENALVAGLLSVGIEVFRLGVVTTPGVAYLVRAQEADAGVMITASHNPIQYNGIKYFGGDGFKLSDELEYEIEQLLDAEEDTLPRPSDDGLGTVEDYREGALKYTSFLEQTISTDLDGLKVVIDGANGATSSFIANLFADVNADFIPLHVSPNGLNTNLNCGSTHPADLQKAVVENQADLGIAFDGDGDRCIAVDNEGNLVDGDKIMYICGKSMEANGRLKKDTVVTTVMSNLGMYKALESHGMKSVKTKVGDRYVVEEMLKNGYNLGGEQSGHIIFLDHNTTGDGMLTALQLLQVVKTSGKSLKELAADVVTYPQELVNITVEDKEAALNNQELKNAIAKVEEKMAGDGRILVRPSGTEPLLRIMAEAPTKELVHAYVSQIADVARQVLPGAK; encoded by the coding sequence ATGAAGTTAAAGTATTTTGGAACTGACGGTGTGCGTGGCGTTGCCAACCGGGATCTGAGTCCGGAACTAGCCTTTCGGGTTGGCCGGGCTGGGGGATATGTGTTAACCCGTCACTCCCAACGTAAGCGCCCACAAGTGCTGGTTTCACGCGATACGCGAATTTCTGGGGAAATGCTGGAAAACGCCCTGGTGGCCGGGCTCTTGTCCGTCGGAATTGAGGTATTTCGCTTAGGGGTGGTGACCACGCCGGGAGTGGCTTACCTGGTACGGGCCCAAGAAGCGGACGCTGGGGTGATGATCACGGCCAGCCACAACCCGATTCAGTACAACGGGATTAAGTACTTTGGTGGTGACGGATTTAAACTCTCCGACGAGCTGGAGTACGAAATTGAACAGCTCTTGGACGCCGAAGAAGACACCCTCCCACGGCCGAGTGACGATGGCTTGGGGACGGTGGAAGACTACCGCGAGGGGGCGTTGAAGTACACTTCCTTTTTGGAGCAGACCATTTCAACCGATCTGGACGGCTTAAAGGTGGTTATCGACGGGGCCAACGGGGCAACGTCATCGTTTATCGCCAACCTTTTTGCCGACGTTAACGCCGATTTCATTCCGCTGCACGTGTCACCAAATGGCTTGAACACCAACCTTAATTGTGGTTCCACCCACCCAGCGGACCTCCAAAAGGCCGTGGTGGAAAACCAGGCCGACCTGGGGATTGCCTTTGACGGTGATGGGGACCGTTGTATCGCCGTTGACAACGAGGGGAACCTGGTCGACGGTGATAAGATTATGTACATCTGTGGTAAGAGCATGGAAGCTAACGGGCGTTTGAAAAAAGACACCGTGGTGACAACCGTCATGTCTAACTTAGGAATGTACAAGGCCTTAGAAAGTCACGGTATGAAGAGCGTTAAGACTAAGGTTGGGGACCGTTACGTGGTCGAAGAAATGTTAAAGAACGGCTATAACCTCGGGGGGGAACAGTCCGGTCACATCATCTTCTTGGATCACAACACGACCGGGGACGGCATGCTAACCGCTTTACAATTGTTGCAGGTGGTTAAGACCAGTGGTAAGAGCCTCAAGGAGTTGGCCGCAGACGTCGTGACCTACCCACAGGAGTTAGTAAATATCACGGTTGAAGATAAAGAAGCGGCCCTAAACAACCAAGAATTGAAGAACGCCATTGCCAAAGTGGAAGAAAAGATGGCCGGCGACGGTCGAATCTTGGTACGGCCGAGCGGGACGGAACCGCTGCTACGGATCATGGCCGAAGCCCCGACTAAGGAACTCGTTCACGCTTACGTCAGTCAAATTGCCGACGTGGCTCGGCAAGTCTTGCCAGGGGCGAAGTAA
- the glmS gene encoding glutamine--fructose-6-phosphate transaminase (isomerizing) encodes MCGIVGITGSDRSVEILLNGLKSLEYRGYDSAGIYVNDQAGHDYLVKRPGRISNLESALTPDVHGLAGIGHTRWATHGEPSEANAHPQYSTDERFYLVHNGVIENYKQLKEEYLSDVDFKSQTDTEVIVQLVDKFVVEYEMDTKAALVKVLRLISDDSAYAFVLIDKQEPDTLFVAKNKSPLLVGLADGYNMVGSDAFSMIKETNQFMEIDDHELVIVKPDNVAIQDFDGNEKNRKPFTVDMDANAADKGAYPFYMLKEIDEQPAVMRRLVSEYLDADGQPMVEEQMLADIADADHIYIIGAGTSYHAGLVGARMFEKFAKTPTTVHVSSEFAYEQPLLSAKPFFIFLSQSGETADSREVLVNVNKNHWPSLTITNVDKSTLSREATYTMLLFAGPEIAVASTKAYTAQIAVEAVLAKALGEYLKSEDAKDFDLKHELATVANGMQAITDSKDKLEEIVSHYLSKPRNAFYIGRGVDWAVSLEAALKLKEISYVQAEGFASGELKHGTIALIEKGTPVIGIITQDRTAGLTRSNLEETQARGASILTIVSRHLAKEDDTVILPDVNPYLTPLLSVVPAQLLAYYTSLGKGLDVDKPRNLAKSVTVQ; translated from the coding sequence ATGTGTGGAATCGTTGGAATTACCGGTAGCGACCGGTCTGTTGAAATCTTATTAAACGGGCTCAAGAGCCTGGAATACCGGGGTTACGACTCTGCGGGAATTTACGTTAATGATCAGGCGGGACACGACTACCTCGTTAAGCGTCCGGGGCGGATCAGTAACTTGGAAAGCGCCTTAACGCCGGATGTTCACGGTTTGGCTGGGATCGGGCACACTCGCTGGGCTACCCACGGGGAACCAAGCGAAGCAAACGCCCACCCACAGTACTCCACGGATGAACGCTTCTACTTAGTTCACAACGGGGTGATCGAAAACTACAAGCAACTTAAGGAAGAATACCTGTCAGACGTTGACTTCAAGAGCCAAACCGACACCGAAGTCATCGTTCAACTGGTGGATAAGTTCGTGGTTGAATACGAAATGGACACTAAGGCAGCCCTTGTAAAGGTGTTACGGTTGATTTCTGATGACTCAGCCTACGCCTTTGTCTTGATTGACAAGCAAGAACCGGACACCCTTTTCGTGGCTAAGAACAAGAGCCCACTTCTGGTAGGGCTGGCCGATGGTTACAACATGGTTGGTTCCGATGCCTTTTCAATGATCAAGGAAACTAACCAGTTCATGGAAATCGACGACCACGAGTTGGTGATCGTTAAGCCTGACAACGTAGCGATCCAAGACTTCGACGGTAATGAAAAGAACCGCAAGCCGTTTACGGTTGATATGGACGCCAATGCCGCTGATAAGGGCGCTTACCCGTTCTACATGTTAAAAGAAATTGACGAACAACCGGCCGTGATGCGGCGGTTAGTTTCCGAATACCTAGACGCCGACGGTCAACCAATGGTGGAAGAACAAATGCTGGCTGACATTGCTGATGCTGACCACATTTACATCATTGGGGCCGGGACGTCTTACCACGCCGGCTTAGTCGGGGCACGGATGTTTGAAAAGTTCGCCAAGACGCCAACGACGGTGCACGTTTCCTCTGAGTTTGCTTACGAACAACCACTACTGTCCGCCAAGCCGTTCTTCATCTTCTTATCCCAGAGTGGGGAAACGGCCGACAGCCGGGAAGTGTTGGTCAACGTCAATAAGAACCACTGGCCGAGCCTGACGATCACTAACGTCGACAAGTCGACCTTGTCACGGGAAGCCACCTATACGATGCTCTTGTTTGCTGGCCCTGAAATTGCCGTGGCTTCTACTAAGGCTTACACCGCCCAAATCGCCGTTGAAGCAGTATTGGCTAAGGCCCTGGGTGAATACCTGAAGAGCGAAGACGCTAAGGACTTCGATTTAAAGCACGAATTGGCCACCGTCGCTAACGGGATGCAAGCAATCACCGATAGCAAGGACAAGCTCGAAGAAATCGTCAGCCACTACCTTTCCAAGCCGCGTAATGCCTTTTACATTGGACGGGGAGTCGACTGGGCAGTTTCTTTGGAAGCGGCCTTGAAGCTCAAGGAAATCTCTTACGTCCAAGCGGAAGGTTTCGCCTCCGGGGAACTTAAGCACGGGACGATTGCCCTGATTGAAAAGGGAACGCCGGTAATCGGAATCATTACCCAGGACCGGACGGCCGGGTTGACCCGGAGTAACTTAGAAGAAACCCAGGCCCGCGGTGCAAGCATCCTAACGATCGTTTCCCGCCACCTGGCCAAGGAAGACGATACGGTGATCTTACCGGACGTGAACCCGTACTTGACGCCGTTACTGTCCGTGGTACCAGCGCAACTGTTGGCCTACTACACCAGTTTGGGGAAGGGCTTAGACGTCGATAAGCCGCGAAACCTAGCGAAGTCTGTAACCGTTCAATAA
- a CDS encoding acyltransferase family protein: protein MQKIRPERTDQGSRYVTGVDGMRTLAVVGVIIYHLFIAQLPGGFLGVPLFLLISGYFVTDQLQNEWDQHQTIDLISFYRRRFRRLYPPLVGMLLVTVVYITLFSHQLLYQLRQVVVTNLLWVYNWWEIGHGQSYFDRFSGESPFTHLWTLGVEAQFYLIWPALLFIVLVGLGKRRRLIKWLTLTLAVLSAVLMAVLYNPANLNRVYYGTDTRAFSLLLGAWLAMVWPRKHLRGNLPPTGKTILNGGGVISLLIILIGFCSLDGQAKFTYFGGMFLYSLAGMVLLATIVHPGASMNRWLTNPVFSWIGRRSYGIYIYQFPIMIFYEAKVQVGAHPFINGFIEVAMILVAAELSYRLVEMPAKNLQLKELVGKLKTRPAGLKRWVRLGATSLLVCVALVGLALPEKAPAKTALQNHLTKANEATAARNKLIAAGKAPKVNVNAKSLKTKYQLSTKQIKALGKLKMTVIGDSVMADAAQNIQELVPDAYVDAQVGRQGSAGPAIIKELKKNGRLAKIVVLNLGTNGPMTTQTVNEILAAVGKGRQIYWINAHLPTKSWEKTVNSQLKKTAKEHSNVHLVDWNAQSKGHASWFAKDRVHMGPEGNVQFTRLLLTTILKNE, encoded by the coding sequence ATGCAAAAGATCAGGCCGGAAAGGACCGACCAGGGGAGTCGCTACGTTACGGGAGTGGACGGGATGCGGACGCTCGCGGTGGTGGGGGTCATCATTTACCACCTCTTCATCGCGCAGTTACCAGGGGGCTTTTTGGGGGTGCCCCTCTTCCTGTTGATTTCGGGTTACTTTGTCACTGACCAGCTGCAAAACGAGTGGGACCAACATCAAACGATCGACCTCATTAGTTTTTACCGGCGGCGTTTCCGACGCTTGTATCCGCCCCTGGTGGGGATGTTGTTGGTGACGGTAGTTTACATTACCCTGTTTAGCCACCAGCTCCTTTACCAACTCCGACAGGTGGTGGTGACCAACCTGCTGTGGGTGTATAACTGGTGGGAAATTGGCCACGGCCAGTCCTACTTCGATCGCTTCAGTGGCGAGTCCCCCTTTACCCACCTCTGGACCCTCGGGGTGGAGGCTCAGTTTTATTTAATTTGGCCCGCCCTGTTGTTTATCGTGTTAGTTGGTTTGGGCAAGCGGCGCCGGTTAATTAAGTGGTTGACCCTGACCCTGGCCGTGTTATCGGCGGTTTTGATGGCGGTCCTGTATAACCCAGCCAATTTAAACCGGGTCTATTACGGGACCGACACCCGTGCTTTTTCCCTGTTACTGGGGGCGTGGTTAGCGATGGTGTGGCCGCGAAAACACCTCCGGGGCAATTTGCCCCCCACCGGGAAGACGATCCTAAACGGGGGTGGGGTCATTAGCCTCCTAATAATTCTAATTGGCTTTTGTAGCTTGGATGGGCAGGCCAAGTTTACCTACTTTGGCGGGATGTTCTTGTACAGCCTCGCCGGGATGGTTTTATTGGCGACAATTGTCCACCCGGGGGCGTCGATGAATCGTTGGCTAACCAACCCGGTCTTTTCTTGGATCGGACGTCGGTCGTATGGAATCTACATTTATCAATTCCCGATCATGATCTTTTACGAGGCCAAGGTTCAAGTCGGGGCGCACCCCTTCATCAATGGCTTCATTGAGGTGGCCATGATTTTGGTGGCGGCGGAACTTTCCTACCGCCTAGTGGAAATGCCGGCCAAAAACCTCCAGCTTAAGGAACTGGTGGGGAAACTCAAAACGCGGCCAGCGGGCCTCAAACGGTGGGTTCGGCTGGGAGCCACTAGTCTCTTGGTTTGCGTAGCGCTAGTCGGATTAGCGCTGCCGGAAAAGGCGCCGGCTAAGACCGCCTTACAAAACCACTTAACTAAGGCGAACGAAGCTACGGCCGCTCGCAACAAGTTAATTGCGGCGGGGAAGGCCCCCAAGGTAAATGTTAACGCTAAGTCTTTGAAGACGAAGTACCAACTGAGCACGAAACAAATTAAGGCCTTGGGGAAGCTAAAGATGACCGTGATTGGGGATTCGGTAATGGCCGACGCCGCTCAAAACATCCAAGAACTGGTGCCCGACGCATACGTAGACGCACAGGTGGGGCGCCAGGGGAGTGCGGGGCCGGCCATCATTAAGGAACTCAAAAAGAACGGCCGCCTCGCCAAGATCGTGGTCTTAAACCTGGGTACTAACGGTCCAATGACCACCCAAACGGTCAACGAAATCCTAGCTGCGGTTGGGAAGGGGCGCCAGATTTACTGGATTAACGCCCACTTACCAACCAAGAGCTGGGAGAAGACGGTCAACAGTCAGTTAAAAAAGACCGCCAAGGAGCATTCAAACGTCCACTTAGTTGATTGGAATGCCCAATCCAAGGGGCACGCCAGTTGGTTTGCCAAGGACCGGGTTCACATGGGACCGGAAGGGAATGTCCAGTTTACCCGGTTGCTACTGACCACGATTCTTAAAAATGAATGA
- a CDS encoding Cof-type HAD-IIB family hydrolase, with the protein MKKMIALDLDNTLLNNQKEISPANTKILRRLHEQGIKVVLCTGRPINAIWHLIEQLDLTRPDDFTITFNGGLVINNQSREALYQNGLSKEDLVPVHDFMAARRLPMDVLDFEQIYEIDPDHRSLYQQTIKNIRFEDTTFEQLAAEDHVYAKNVMAIPAEEMPAVKSEVLATDRITKRVQVVQSQPHILEFLPQGSDKAVGIKHLLNHFGLDFADLMAFGDADNDAGMLKAAGDGVVMANGLPAVKAIADHETASNEEDGVARYLTKTFATIL; encoded by the coding sequence ATGAAAAAGATGATTGCACTCGACTTGGACAACACCCTGTTAAATAACCAAAAGGAAATTAGTCCGGCTAACACGAAAATCTTACGCCGCCTTCACGAGCAAGGGATAAAGGTGGTTTTATGTACGGGACGACCGATTAACGCCATTTGGCACTTGATTGAGCAACTGGACCTGACCCGGCCAGATGACTTTACGATTACCTTTAACGGGGGCCTCGTGATCAACAATCAATCCCGTGAGGCTCTCTACCAAAACGGGCTGAGTAAGGAGGATCTGGTCCCAGTTCACGACTTTATGGCCGCGCGCCGGTTACCGATGGACGTGTTGGACTTTGAACAGATCTATGAAATTGATCCCGACCACCGCTCCTTGTACCAGCAAACAATTAAAAACATCCGCTTTGAAGACACCACCTTTGAGCAGTTAGCGGCAGAAGACCACGTTTACGCCAAGAATGTGATGGCGATTCCGGCTGAGGAAATGCCAGCCGTTAAGAGTGAAGTGTTGGCAACTGACCGGATCACCAAACGGGTACAAGTGGTTCAGTCCCAACCCCATATTTTAGAATTTCTACCCCAGGGTAGTGACAAGGCGGTGGGCATAAAGCACCTCTTAAACCACTTTGGGTTGGATTTTGCGGACCTGATGGCCTTTGGCGACGCCGATAACGATGCCGGGATGCTCAAGGCGGCCGGTGATGGGGTGGTAATGGCCAACGGGCTCCCCGCCGTCAAGGCAATTGCCGACCACGAAACGGCTTCTAACGAGGAAGACGGGGTGGCACGTTACCTAACCAAGACGTTTGCAACAATTTTGTAA
- a CDS encoding LysM peptidoglycan-binding domain-containing protein, whose translation MLKKNLLKISATLGAAALGVAATASVANADTVYTVQSGDTLSGISQKFANNNSLVDSLAKNNNIQNINLIYVGQQLLIKDNGEITQATQAQAQTLPSANTTSTASSQASTNTQAQATTPATSTAATTTTSSSDDAAKSWIAARESGGSYTAQNGNYYGKYQLSRAYLGGDYSAANQERVADQYVASRYGSWSAAKSFWLANGWY comes from the coding sequence ATGTTAAAGAAGAACTTACTGAAGATTTCTGCAACCCTTGGTGCGGCCGCATTAGGGGTAGCCGCTACCGCTAGCGTTGCGAACGCCGACACGGTGTACACTGTTCAGTCAGGTGACACCCTGTCCGGCATCTCCCAAAAGTTCGCCAACAACAACAGCTTGGTTGATTCCTTAGCCAAGAACAACAACATCCAAAACATCAACTTGATCTACGTTGGTCAACAATTGCTGATCAAGGACAACGGTGAAATCACCCAAGCTACGCAAGCACAAGCACAAACCTTGCCGTCTGCTAACACGACTAGCACCGCAAGTTCCCAAGCAAGCACGAACACGCAAGCACAAGCTACCACGCCGGCAACGAGCACCGCTGCTACGACGACCACGTCTAGCTCCGATGACGCTGCAAAGTCTTGGATCGCCGCTCGCGAATCTGGTGGTTCCTACACCGCTCAAAACGGTAACTACTACGGTAAGTACCAACTTTCCCGTGCTTACTTAGGTGGGGATTACTCCGCTGCTAACCAAGAACGGGTTGCTGACCAATACGTTGCTTCCCGTTACGGTTCTTGGAGTGCCGCTAAGTCCTTCTGGCTTGCTAACGGTTGGTACTAA
- a CDS encoding YeiH family protein, whose protein sequence is MNVVLSRNFASAFGLTLICSLLGSYLAGFPYLEVIGALVISLILGMLAQTYEPAISYSQAGIGLISNKFLRLGIILLGFKLNLISLAQAGVKTITLAVFIVTGTILVTYNIARRFGVEDHLAILTASGTGICGAAAVMGISSQFTSKEGQEERDREDEVVAVAIVAILGTLFTLIEIGLKPLLHMTAVQFGVMTGGSLHEIAHAVAAGSAGGPVSLDTAIITKLSRVLLLAPAAIIIGLWYQRKQAKAAGSTNGEKGSLPIPWFMLGFILASVIGTFVPLGAPVLAMLVKLAYLVLGMAMAALGMSVNFRVLLTRGRNALIASTISSVILLTFVILMSKLLF, encoded by the coding sequence ATGAACGTTGTTTTATCACGTAACTTTGCGTCTGCCTTCGGGCTGACCCTTATTTGCTCCCTGCTGGGTTCTTACCTCGCTGGTTTTCCCTACCTTGAGGTGATTGGGGCCCTGGTGATTTCGCTCATCCTCGGGATGCTCGCCCAAACTTACGAACCGGCAATCAGCTACTCGCAAGCCGGGATCGGCCTCATTTCCAACAAATTCCTACGGCTCGGGATCATCCTGTTGGGTTTCAAGCTTAACCTGATCTCGTTAGCCCAGGCCGGGGTTAAAACGATCACCCTGGCGGTCTTCATCGTCACGGGCACCATCCTGGTCACCTACAACATCGCCCGCCGCTTTGGGGTGGAAGACCACTTAGCGATCCTGACCGCTTCGGGGACCGGGATCTGTGGGGCCGCCGCCGTAATGGGGATCTCATCACAGTTCACCAGCAAGGAAGGCCAAGAAGAGCGCGACCGTGAAGACGAAGTCGTCGCCGTCGCCATCGTCGCCATCTTAGGCACCCTCTTCACCCTGATCGAAATTGGCCTCAAGCCCCTTCTACACATGACCGCCGTTCAGTTCGGGGTCATGACTGGGGGTAGCCTCCACGAAATCGCCCACGCCGTTGCCGCCGGTTCCGCCGGTGGGCCGGTCAGCTTAGACACCGCCATTATCACCAAGTTGTCCCGGGTCCTCTTGCTCGCCCCCGCAGCGATCATCATTGGGCTTTGGTACCAACGCAAGCAGGCTAAGGCGGCCGGCTCCACCAACGGCGAGAAGGGCTCCTTACCAATTCCGTGGTTCATGCTCGGCTTTATCTTAGCCTCCGTGATCGGGACCTTTGTTCCCCTTGGCGCACCGGTCTTGGCCATGCTGGTTAAGCTCGCCTACCTAGTCTTAGGGATGGCGATGGCCGCCCTGGGGATGAGCGTTAACTTCCGGGTCCTCTTGACCCGGGGACGTAACGCCCTGATTGCCTCCACGATTAGCTCGGTAATCCTGTTGACCTTCGTTATCCTAATGAGCAAACTGCTTTTCTAA